A stretch of bacterium DNA encodes these proteins:
- a CDS encoding queuosine precursor transporter, whose amino-acid sequence MTLPLAVIWSAVIALFALGGAWYVRAFNRSDAILAFYVTLAVASSIFASKTISFDFGFAEFFAPGAVLIFSVTFLLTDIINEKFGKKEVYRMILLGLLAQVAFLVFSYLVLNAAAAPFFTNQAAFEAVFGMVPRIVLAGLLAFLVSELLDANLYQWLRTLTGGKHLWMRNVFSSLPAMAIDSVVFVSFAFWGVMPLLPLVIGLTVTKWLVGIVDIPFMYAARAIMRR is encoded by the coding sequence ATGACACTTCCGCTCGCGGTCATCTGGTCAGCCGTCATCGCGCTGTTCGCGCTCGGCGGCGCGTGGTATGTCCGCGCCTTCAACCGCTCTGATGCGATCCTTGCATTCTATGTGACGCTCGCGGTCGCGTCTTCCATCTTCGCTTCGAAGACGATTTCTTTCGATTTCGGATTCGCGGAATTCTTCGCGCCGGGTGCGGTTCTTATATTCTCGGTCACGTTTCTTCTTACCGACATCATCAACGAGAAGTTCGGTAAAAAAGAGGTATATCGCATGATCCTTCTGGGACTTCTTGCACAGGTAGCATTCCTTGTCTTTTCGTATCTCGTACTCAACGCAGCGGCCGCACCGTTCTTCACGAATCAGGCCGCGTTCGAGGCGGTTTTCGGCATGGTGCCTCGTATCGTGCTCGCAGGCCTTCTCGCATTCCTCGTGAGCGAGCTCTTGGATGCGAATCTGTACCAATGGCTACGCACCCTCACCGGTGGTAAACATCTCTGGATGCGCAATGTGTTCTCATCGCTCCCGGCGATGGCGATCGATAGTGTGGTTTTCGTTTCCTTCGCATTCTGGGGTGTGATGCCGCTTCTTCCGCTCGTCATCGGGCTCACGGTGACCAAGTGGCTCGTGGGTATCGTGGATATCCCGTTCATGTACGCGGCACGTGCGATCATGCGCCGCTAA